The Sorghum bicolor cultivar BTx623 chromosome 6, Sorghum_bicolor_NCBIv3, whole genome shotgun sequence genome contains the following window.
AGGCAAAACATGatcataaaaatgtgaaattgcCATCATTCTCAGCTTCTTGCATGCACCAGAGCTTCTATAGCTGTATTTAGTGAACGCTCCCACCCACCGCGCGCCGGGGAGCCCCCCTCCAGCCACCACCCCGGCCGCCATCGCCGCCCCTCCGGCGAGCGGTGGTGGCGGCCTCCCTTTCCCGCAGCACACAACCaccccctctccccctcctctccCGTGAATAAAAGTCAGGGCGCCCGAAGTTGAcgatggccggcgacgagcagtgGGCCTGGGAGCGTGGATTCATGCCCCCCGCCATCGGATCCGGTGATCTCTGGCCTTGATCCGGCGGTGGGCGCACGCCGCGGCGCGAGGAGCCTCAGCTCCTGCCGACCACCGGCCCTGGTGACGACTGGCTCCATCAAGGCCGGCCATCAGCGGTGGTGCCGCGCAAGCTGAGGGCCTGGGAGTGTGAATCCGAGCACCCTGCCCCCGGATCTGGCCTCGGAACGGCGACGACGGTGGTATGGTGGGCTCGTCGCGGTTTCCACCTCGCGAGGCCTTCTTGTCGTGGCTGGGCACGACTCCAACTGACCGGCCCTCTCCTGCAATGGACGGGGAGGGATCCGGCGGGTGGCTGACCCCCGGGGGTGGGGGACCCCCGGATCTAGGCTCGAGGCAGCTGCCCCCCTCCACCGGTCGTTGACGCCCCCTAACGCGTTGGCCAGCAGGCCCTGCTGCAGCGGCGAATGGCGGCGTTTGGGGGTCGCGATTTGGACCCCTGGGCGCCGGCCACGCTGCCCCTAGGCGGCCCACAAGCCGGCTTCGACGTCCACATCAAAGGACGCTGTGCTTGGATCGCCTGCCGTCCACATCAAAGGTTGCCTCGCTGCAGCTGGTGAAGACTCTGCCGATCATCTTCGGCATCTCGTCGTCTGCAGGTTCGGCTTGGATGTGCTTTTGCAGGAACTTGGAATATGGGTGAAAACCCTGCCTGGCTGGCTCTGGGCCGGCGGTGATGACGAAATCAGCGTCATATTCCCCCTTGGAGGTGTCGCTGTAATTTCCTTCCTTGCGAAAGCCTTCCTGAGCCCCTGCACTACGGCATTCGGGACTCAGCTGCGGCGTGTAGAGCAAGCCAAGCCAAGGACGCCCTCTCGTTGATCAAATAGGGTAGAAGCATTAATCGTTTTGGTGTAATGTCCTAGTCGATATATAAGACTGACTTTTCTCTCTTTTGTTTTTTTCACTCTTTTTGTAACTTTTGGCTGTGTACATCCCTGGATGTAGAGACCGGATATTGATTATCCATTatcgaaaaaaaataaaaatgtaaaatttgAACCAACTTCGAAGCATCATGATGAATCAATCATCAAAAGATGTTCTCTAATCCGAAAGAGTAGCTCGAAAAAAATAGCCCAATTGTTTTTTTCAAAGTTAACATAGAATATTTCTCCATAAATAAATAGGAGATAATGtccaaaaatccaaaacaacttcatatcatttgaaaaattatgaaacttgGTCCAAAATCTTGACTAACGTCATGGTGAAGGTAATCCCATGgtatcttttaaaaaaaatgtctaGGTTCCATCACATCTTGATTAATTCTTCTCTCAAATCCAAGTTTTCTCAAGAAAGCATAAAAGAGGAAATTGAAAGTGCTCCTAGGAAATCTGTTGAAGGCCAAGCCTAGATATATTCCAAGGACACCAGGATTATAGAACCAAGTAGCAAATGAGAAGAACTCAAGGGCTGAGCTTCAAGGCATGACTTGATTCAAGTTCCAAGGAGTCCAGGAGGctacagatcggatctacatcgagttcttcatcaagagagagcACTAGCTCTGAGATCGGTGAAGATAAGTTCATCTTTTGTTTTGAGAATTATGCGGTACAACGCAGATGCTCACAACACACGCACACTCACCCATATGAATACACATAGGCAAACCCTGCCCCTATGAGCACCTCTAAAGGACTGAGTCGGTAGATCACGAGATTCACGAAGTTACCACAGGCGTCTCGCTGTCGACGAGAACATCGTCTACCACTAAAAATATAGCACCGATAAATTCTGGAATAAATCCAGAAAAATGCGAACATGTTGACTTGAACCCAAATGAACTGGTTCCACCATAAGGAACCTAACCATATGATCTATGACCAGTTCACTAAGATAAATTCATCTACATCAACTCCTAAATAAGTACACGAGCACAGATGGCATCTACCGACCTGGTTAGTATCTGAGATTAATTTTCACATTAAGATGAGTTAGTGATCATGCTAAGGCTAAGATTAAGATCCTTTTTAATCTAAGTTTTATTTCAACACCATTCACACCCACACCGGTCGTCTGTCCGGTCCTACAGTTTCATTTTATCATCTTGTTCGATCGGAGAGGAATTATGAAGCCAGAACATTTGCTTCCACTAtctaaaaaaaaatgttttatcAAGGAGCGACCATGGGAAGTAGCCCTTCACGTTGCGATTTACATGCATCGCGGACACGACCAACACCAATGTGATCGTGCTTCTTATTTGTGTTTCGATTTACATGCATTCTACCAACACTCTTGCTGCCCCCAGCCAGCACAACATCATCGTCGTCCATGCACACTTATTTCTTGAGGAACTCCGTGAACCAATGGGCAGAGCTCTTGGGGTACCGCTTCAGCCCGTCGTTGTATTCCACGAAGTTTATCCCGAACCGGACTGTGTAGCCGTTCGCCCACTCGAAGTTGTCAAGGAGCGACCATGGGAAGTAGCCCTTCACGTTGGCGCCGTCCCTGCAGTGAGTTGCGCATTGCGAGTCAGAGATTCAGTTGCTGTAATTCAGCACTCGCGCATTTGCAGCTTTGGTGGTTCGATCATTCCTACCTTATGGCACTTTGCAGGGCAAGAAGGTGCGTGTGGTAAAACTCTATCCTGGTGTTGTCCTTCAGAGCTTCCTCGAGTGAGAGGTTCTTGTTGTTGGCTTCGTCGACGCCTAAAAGTTTCAGATTAACAGATTTTAAGATGCTCTGTTTCGTTTTTATAGATACCTTATTCAGGAACACTGAAGCTACCATTTTCAGTGATATAGACGGTAGGATTTCCATAGTTTTCCTTCACATAAAGCAGCAGTTCACGGAAGCCTCGAGGGTATATGAACAGCCAAGATGAAGCAGCCTACACGTGTCATTCGTGGAAATGAATAGTTAGTTCATTTAGCCGCAACGAAATGGGAGACAATCCAAGTTACTTGTGAGACCTGTTGTTACCTGAGGACCAATAGGGACGCCATTTCGAAAACCTAACAAATCATCAGACATGGTTAGTTAGTATATATCAACAGGAAAAGCAGTAGAAATGCTTCTTCTTTTCGCGGTTGGGTCATTCACCCGTTTTTcattaagggggtgtttagtacccttttttttcaaaaaattttaggttttcgtatataattttgcaaaatagaactaaacaccatgcaaaatttttgacaaaaaggtggttattctctattttggattttggcctcaagaggccaaaaaaacccaaaatgatcttcaagaggctctcatgagacaataaattctgcattttggatagaactaaacatgactctgaaaatttttgcattTTGTATTCCACAGTTCCAAAatagttggcattttgcatttttttttgaactaaacaccccctaagaaGAAGTTATAACAACAAACACAAACATGGCAGAGGATCAATGGCAAGGAGTCATCGAGACTGTCCGAGGAACGGAGCCTAGCTACTGGATACATCATTGGTAGATTACATGGCACATGTGTTTTGCGACCAAATAGGTAGTGCTGGCGCGAGCGTTCTGAAGCCCGCCTGAACCAAATGCTTCCACATTGAAACTAAATTGTAAATTCTAATGAGGATTGAGGAATGATGTCAATACACAGTTCAAGCAACTGCATTATGTCAGAAATGCAACAGTATTATTAAACAAGAGTTTTTTTCCTTCTGTTCAGAgttttgttatatatatatatatatatatatatatatatatatatatatatatatataccaaacTGATAAATGAACAGAAGTAGATTGATCGTTGACTTTAGGATGACTTACCGGTAAGATTAGCACGGGCATCTGTGCTATAGCTAACGTTGAGGCCGTTTGATTGAGGAAGGTTATCGGCGTAGTTTGTGGTGTAGTAGTTTAGTCCAATGAAGTCGAATGCACCCTTGACCAACTCAGACTGCTCCTTTGTGAACTGTGGCAAGCGGTTTCCAACCAATGCTCTCATGCTTAGCGGGTACTCTCCTCTAGTAAGGGGGTCCATGAACCTAGAATGACATTATTCATAGTGAgttctttattttcttctagACTAGACTTGGTCGATAATGAAATTCTGTGAGGAGCACAAAGATTTATATTTAGTTATTTACCATCCAAGCATGAAGTCGATGGCACGCCTTGCTGCGTCATCGTTTGATTTGGAACGGGAGAAGGGCACAAACCATTGTGAGACTAGAGTTATTCCAATATTTCCTTTTTGCTCCACCTGCATTCGGCATTCGGTCATTGATGAATTGAAACTCAGAATTGCAAAGTTTCAATTGAGTTGTTGTTCATTGATGAACCGAAACTGAATGGATGGTTGAGTTCATCACTGACCTGATATTTTTCCTTGTACAACCGGACTGTTTCTGCATGGGCGAGTATCTGATGATGACAGACAGTGTAAGGCTCTGTTCCTGAATCCCCAGCGCTGCACTTGCCCTGTTCCCATGGTGAGCACCGGCCCGGCGCAATCGTGCCAGACGCATAGCCACTTGAGCAGAAGCTCCAGGGCTCATTGAAGGTGATCCAGTGTTTCACTCGGTCACCAAATTCTTTGAAGCAAACCTCAGCATAGTCCTTATAGTCGTTGCTGACAGTCATAGATAGATTTGTTTAGCGGTGACCTCAGTGCAGAACGTGCAGTTCGTTCTTGCATTCTGTGTGAATATAAATATTTCGACTTACATAATACTAGAACTAAGGAATCCTCCATATTTATCTTCCAACGCCTGAGGTGTATCCCAGTGAAAAAGGGTCACAAATGGCTGAATCCCTGCACACATATATAAGCACgcacatatatataagcatggATTTATATTGTTTTAATGAAAAATAATACCAATTCTTGCATGGCACACCTTTCAACAGAAGCTCATCGATCAAGTTATTGTAGTATCTGATGCCTTCTCTGTTGACTCCACCGCTCAGACTTCCATCTAACATTACATTCAGATGGCTAAGCATTGTGCAATTGATATCCTTGGACTTCAGAATATACCGAAAACAGTGAATTGCAAAATATCTCGATACTGGGTCACACTTACTTGGAAGAATTCTACTCCAGGAGATTGAAAACCTGTAGGCATCCATCCCCATACCCTTCATGATGCGCACATCTTCCTACATTTTTGACAAGTCATCCATTATGGGTCAGAAATGTACCACTCCGTCCTTTCCAATTATAGGTCACTATAGGTTTTAGTTCATATATATAAGGACCGTGTGTCATACTTGATCTTGTAGAATTAAAGACCCCTGACTAAATTTGAGTTTTTTTATTGTGAAACAGACACTTTATTACCAATCACAAGTATCATTACAGACTAGAGACAAAACAAAAATTTGTGAAACAGACGCTTTATTACTAAATTTGAGTTTTACAGTAATTGAAATTCTTTCAAACTCCACTAAAATACAGGATACATATTCTGTGAAAAGAATATATTATGAGCCATACCTTGTAAAGATGATAGGAATCCACTGCCACATCCCCATTGCTTCTGTCAGCAATTTTATCTGCCAAATCAGAGAATTATTAAGTGTTTTTCAAAATGTAGCTCTTCGATGTCACCGGCAAGGCCGGCTAACCTTGTATCATAAACCTTCCTGCTTAATGAAAATAAAACACAGATCTCATGCGTTTTCGATATAAAAAAATTTATTAAATCACAGGTCGTCATTGTCTATACTGCAACTTGAATTCAATAGGGGTTAGGTTACACCATAAGTTACACCCGTATGGTATGCTTATTTTCCTTTCATAACTATGTACAAAGCATAGAAGCACAAATCTAAACGATCTAATAGAGGTGGTATATACATGCCTGGGTGCTGATGAGTGAAGGTGTCCCAGATGCTGGGCCCTCTGCCCCCCTCCATCGCACCGCCCTCGTACTGCACATGAATATCATTATCGATCAGGCCAACTTGTAAGATCATGGCAAAACCAATGGCTACTTGGCTGAGTCGAAGCAGATCATCGATTTCTATATAGGCCAGTTATTTCAGTAGAAACTATTGACTGTTTGTTTCTTGCAGTTTGCCAAAACTAGCTAGTGGTGCTGATGAAAGGTACTCTATATATTAAACGATCATGCATATGGCCCTGCTGCAGGACCCTTGACCCTGAACCTGATTGAACGCACACGTGTGCATGACAGAGAGATCAGAAACACTGTCACTACCTGATAGGCCGACGAGGCCGTCCCGAAGATGAACCCCTCAGGGAAGCTCCTCCTGCTGATCGGCGGCTGCCCAGCAGCGCCATCGTAAGAAGCGttggaagcagcagcagcagcagcaaggaggaggagcagcgggAGAAGACGAGCAAGCATCGCAGCACTGCTATTGCTACCTCCCTTAAAAGCCATGTGGATGTACTGGTGTGGCACCATGCAATGTGCAccatgctatatatatatatatagcagggACGATCTCTCACGAtgtttcctaaaaaaaaacGATCTCTCACGATCACATATTCTCATGGACGGAACGCGACTGATCGAtgtgttttcttttttctcccggcaggtgatgatggtgatcacGTACCATTCACCGTCACCGGCACGAGCCGATGAGCATGACAGCACAGCAGGGACGTACATGGACCTTTCTAACTTGCGAAATTTATCCCTGGACCGAGCCCTAGTTGGACAGAAATGTGCAGTTGAAGAGAACCCGATCGAAACGTGTGCGAGAGCGGCTGACAAGAGCGCTTCTGACTAGTTGTTTCCTGGGTTTCTGAATTGTCTTCGGAGAGGAAACGTCAGAGAGAGATCGAGTGCCTTTGCACACGTTTGCATTGCTGGGGCATTTTGGGGGTACCTGAAAAAAGTCGCCATATAGGGATCTCCGGATCTCTGTGGTAACTGGTGAGAAGGAACTGCAGAGTTGAAAACGCAGGCGTACAGCGAGCGACGACCACACGTGTTGCGACTGCGGTGCACGATAAGCAGAAGAGGAATAATCCCTCAACTTATAAGCCACAATTGGCCATTGCGGGAAAAAATAGGGAGGGAAAAGTcaacgtttttttttttgacgaaaCTGGGAAAAGGCAACGTGATGGGGGTGAATAGAGCTTCAAATTTTTCTCTTGGATATGTTGGTTATGTTCTAAACGTAAAACCGTGCTTCTGTTTTAATTCCCGTCAACAGCACGTAGTCACATCGTGCGTAATAACCTCAGCAAACAAGGTTAGAAACTAGAAAGATGCAGTAACCCAGCGAGCTGTGAGCATAGAATAAAAAAAAcattataaaaacaataaaaagGCCTAACCGGTATTTCAAAATCGGCTCGCctgttttttgaaaaaaaaaaaacatcatgaATTTTGGATCCAAATGACCTGGAACTCCAAAACCGTTGTTTGTTTATGAAAATTGCCAAACTTTTCTCCAAGAGCCAAAGATTGGCTCCTTCGTGACGATGCTGCCTTCAATACCCCCGGCCCCATCACTGGGTCTCATAGCTATCTCTGGAAAACTATAAATGATGAACTCAACAATTTTCATTCTATTACCCATGTGGCACTGATGCTCTTCATGAGTGTGGAAACAGCGATGCTGCTGagcgtagggatgaaaacggattggatcaGTGCCAATAATGTCTTTTCCATATTCTAATCCGCTTTTTTTTGTTGAATTCGGTGCAGAATAGATAATATACGGATGCGGATATAGATGCAGATTTTTTTAGTAGTCAGAATCGGTAAGGATATGGAGCGGAACCGGATCGGAGACGGATTTTAATAGTCAAGTAATATGTGCATACATACAAAATTATATGCTTGTTAAGAATTGATTTAGTAGAGAACAAGAATAGGCAATAGATAATAATCTTGCACTGCATTCTATACTGCGGCTCTCACACTGATAATTAACACTTAATTAGCCAATAAATAATAGCATCTAGCAAATTTCTTAATTTACAAATTAGAACATCAAACAACCACATCACAAAAAAAAGAGTTCTCAACTAACAGACTTTTTAAAATCCTAAATTCTTTGGTCTAGGAAAGAAAGTTTCGGATATTCTATTTTGTATATCAGATAATCCACATAGAATTTGCGGATAATGCATATCCATCGGATTTTACCTATTCCATATCCTACCCCATATCCGTAGACAAGGATTCAGATTATCCATATCCGCATGGATATTAAAAATTCTTCTCCATATCCTCAAAATTCGAATTCAGATCAGATGGTTCAAAGAATTATCGACACCAGTTTCACCCCTGGCTGAGGGAGATGGGCTGGAAAACCGAACAATGAAATCGCCGGCCATGGATGACCAAGTCGGAGAAGAAAAGACAACGGCAATGTGTTACGACAAATATCATAATGAGGGGCTAGAAATTGAAGACAAGGGTAGTTTGAACATTTCCTCCACCTTCTCTCTCCTGAAATCTGAACATTTATTAAAATAATTGGTGTAGTGTGTCTAGACAAAAAAAACATGAATTTGCGATGTCCTTAGGCAAATTCTTGATCTGGCACTTTGATTTGGCCATTACATGTTTCTCCATTGTGCTCCATAGCAAAATTTGCCAATTTAAAACTAAATTTACAAGCATTCAAAACAAATCTAGGAAATTGATTTTCATGTAAGCACTTTCCAAAGTGGTAGCATGTAAATAGTAATACAAATGATATACTACATCTTAGAATGAAGTCAATTTGAAAATGTAGAGTAAAATCTGTTTAAATTTAAAAGACTTAATCTGCCATCAAGTTATTCCAAGTTTGGAAAACATTATTAGCTATACATGTTTAGAGCTAGTTTTGAAAACATTATGTATATAAGTGTTTTACCAAAACATACAATCAAAGGTGGAGTATAAACTAAGATCTTTAATCCAGGGTAGCTCCTATTGACAAGAAAGATATGATAATTCTTTTTAAGTAGCTAAGATACACAAAACCTAATGATTTGGGTACTAGATATAATCAATACAAAGAGTTAAGAGATGGTATTCAGGGTTTGATTAAAAAGTAAGTTTGTATATAAATTGTCATAAGTTTAGAGCCAAATTACTAAAGGTAATGTGATATGTCATTTGGCCTAAGTTTATATCTTTAGTGGTTAAGTCTTAGCGGTCTTCTGATTAACCAAAGCTAACTAAAAAAATGGTAATTAACTCTGAACATAAAGAACAGATCCTTAATTTTGATCAAAGTTTATTAAACAACATCTTGTGAAGTAGGGACTTTGAGAGTTGAGTGCCTATCTGTAGATTAATATACCAACTTCGAACCTTAGTAAGGCTAATAGAATTTGATAAGTTGTGCTTCAAAACTGAGAGAAAATCATTGAGGAACATGATTGGCCATGCACGAAGTCGAGCTCTACCGTTCAGTCATCGCTTAAGCCTCATAGCTTTGCAACGCTATGACATCACCAGCTTTTCTGGCATAGATCAAGTAGAGTTGGGGCATTGTCCAACAAAGATCAATGCCACAAAATCATTTTTAGTTACCTTATAACTAGGACGTATTTAAGTGGTACAATCACAATCTCAGTAGACAAAAGGCATGTCGTTGTTTTCTAATTATGATGTTTGGATATTTACGTGGCAAGTGAAATCATCGGTGGCGACGCGTACCATGACAAATTCTACCAaggttttttttgaattttttaaaatttaatttcAAGTTAATACTTAATTTTGAGCATAAGATTTGTTAAGAAACTTCATATTTCACCTAAACAAGTATGCTGAGAAATTACATGACAAAACACTACTTTCTGAACCATGaatttaatatttatttctGGATTTTTGGAGGCTATTTTGAGGCTAAAGTGGTTAGCCTAAGACTTAAATATAATATTACgggaaaattttaattttaaaaCTACAAGAGGTACAACGCTAGATACAAGCAAAATGGTTCATGCTTAATTTGTAGCATATACTTAAAAATTTTGAAGAATTTTAAAGATATATCGGTACCTTTTGTTTTGGATAGACAAAAAATAACTAAAAACATCTAACAACTAATTAATGAATGACACAAATATGTGTCACACCATATGTGGTGGTGTGACTCAACCTAGTCACACTATCCATTTGACCGTATCATATGTTGGTAGCTTTACGTGGAATGTGTTGTCTCGATGTACCCAAAAAAAATGTCTAGTTAGTCATGCATGCTTGTGCATATTgtgtgattgagcttatcagttGCACCATGACCTCTTGCATGATTAAACGTGCTAGTTTCTGAAAATTAGTTTGAGAGACATGTTCTTTTTTATATACCAGTCTTTTTTAtgctaaaataaaaataaccaCGCCACCACTTTCTTATTATTTGGGCCAAAAACTTCCTGGGCTTCGACGAAGATTGGGCCAAACCTATTGGGATTTCCCAGACATGAACTGAAGCATTATGA
Protein-coding sequences here:
- the LOC8058703 gene encoding beta-glucosidase 12, which produces MAFKGGSNSSAAMLARLLPLLLLLAAAAAASNASYDGAAGQPPISRRSFPEGFIFGTASSAYQYEGGAMEGGRGPSIWDTFTHQHPDKIADRSNGDVAVDSYHLYKEDVRIMKGMGMDAYRFSISWSRILPNGSLSGGVNREGIRYYNNLIDELLLKGIQPFVTLFHWDTPQALEDKYGGFLSSSIINDYKDYAEVCFKEFGDRVKHWITFNEPWSFCSSGYASGTIAPGRCSPWEQGKCSAGDSGTEPYTVCHHQILAHAETVRLYKEKYQVEQKGNIGITLVSQWFVPFSRSKSNDDAARRAIDFMLGWFMDPLTRGEYPLSMRALVGNRLPQFTKEQSELVKGAFDFIGLNYYTTNYADNLPQSNGLNVSYSTDARANLTGFRNGVPIGPQAASSWLFIYPRGFRELLLYVKENYGNPTVYITENGVDEANNKNLSLEEALKDNTRIEFYHTHLLALQSAIRDGANVKGYFPWSLLDNFEWANGYTVRFGINFVEYNDGLKRYPKSSAHWFTEFLKK